From a region of the Bradyrhizobium manausense genome:
- a CDS encoding GDP-mannose 4,6-dehydratase, with product MTQRVALITGVTGQDGAYLADHLLSLGYVVHGIKRRSSSFNTARVDHL from the coding sequence ATGACGCAACGTGTCGCTCTCATCACCGGCGTGACAGGTCAGGACGGGGCTTACCTCGCCGATCATCTGCTGTCGCTCGGCTATGTCGTGCACGGAATCAAGCGGCGCTCGTCCTCGTTCAACACCGCGCGTGTCGATCATCT
- a CDS encoding class I SAM-dependent methyltransferase, with protein MSTASSQIDEQRFPQLAALMRTQYERTPAHRAYLETRFSRASADDFTTLEELASQIRQIAGPRLGEICDGYDFICKIVREEEIFFRRNGRYRLQTFEEANRLVYSDTEYMGRYMDGLLLTQIYWSNHTACYQFYRNVFLKQAPANYDYLEIGPGHGLLLYQALKDERSGSVKGWDVSKASIGQTWDALTVMGMSVKKPELVLQDLYAVPDDSAKFDCLTFSEVLEHLEDPKGALVKLRSLLKPSGRLFVNVPINSPAPDHLYLLRSPEEAVDAVRAACFEIERAEFFPMTNHTMEQARKHKLTISACIIARPN; from the coding sequence TTGAGCACGGCATCAAGCCAGATCGATGAACAGCGTTTTCCGCAGCTCGCGGCGCTGATGCGGACTCAGTACGAGCGGACGCCGGCGCATCGCGCCTACCTCGAGACGCGATTCTCGCGTGCGTCGGCAGACGACTTCACGACGCTGGAGGAGTTGGCCAGCCAGATCCGCCAGATTGCAGGTCCGCGCCTCGGCGAGATCTGCGACGGCTACGATTTCATCTGCAAGATCGTCCGCGAAGAAGAGATATTCTTCCGGCGCAACGGGCGATACCGGCTCCAGACCTTCGAGGAAGCCAATCGCCTCGTCTATAGCGATACCGAATATATGGGCCGCTACATGGATGGCCTGCTGCTGACCCAGATCTACTGGTCGAACCACACGGCCTGCTATCAGTTCTATCGCAACGTGTTCCTGAAGCAGGCACCTGCCAATTACGACTATCTCGAGATCGGCCCGGGGCACGGATTGCTGCTCTATCAGGCTCTCAAGGACGAGAGGTCGGGCAGCGTAAAGGGCTGGGACGTCAGCAAGGCGAGCATCGGGCAGACCTGGGATGCGCTGACGGTCATGGGCATGTCGGTCAAGAAGCCCGAGCTGGTGCTGCAGGATCTGTACGCGGTGCCCGACGATAGCGCGAAGTTCGACTGCCTGACCTTCTCCGAGGTTCTCGAGCATCTGGAGGACCCGAAGGGGGCGCTGGTCAAGCTGCGGTCGCTGCTCAAGCCGAGCGGCCGGCTGTTCGTCAACGTTCCGATCAACAGCCCCGCGCCGGATCACCTCTATCTGCTGCGTTCGCCGGAAGAGGCGGTCGACGCGGTCCGCGCAGCCTGCTTCGAGATCGAGCGCGCGGAATTCTTCCCGATGACCAACCACACGATGGAACAGGCGCGGAAGCACAAGCTCACGATTTCCGCCTGCATCATCGCAAGACCGAACTGA
- a CDS encoding acyltransferase gives MSGDPQVHQAGVRDVKFGRRVKMVEPCNLYGCEIADDCFVGPFTEIQAGVVVGARTRVQSHAFICELVSIGEDCFVGHGVMFINDTFSTGGPARGRRELWRSTKIGNRVSIGSNATIMPVSIADDVVIGAGSVVTKDITEPGSYAGNPARRLKSKT, from the coding sequence GTGAGCGGCGACCCGCAAGTGCACCAAGCCGGCGTACGCGACGTCAAATTCGGCCGGCGCGTCAAAATGGTCGAACCTTGCAATCTCTACGGCTGCGAGATCGCGGACGATTGCTTCGTCGGCCCCTTCACCGAGATTCAGGCCGGCGTTGTCGTCGGCGCGCGGACCCGCGTGCAGTCGCATGCGTTTATCTGCGAGTTGGTATCGATCGGCGAAGATTGCTTCGTCGGGCACGGAGTGATGTTCATCAACGACACGTTTTCGACCGGTGGACCGGCCCGCGGGCGCCGAGAATTGTGGCGCTCTACGAAGATCGGCAATCGGGTTTCCATCGGTTCGAACGCCACGATCATGCCAGTATCCATCGCCGACGACGTCGTGATCGGGGCTGGCTCCGTGGTCACGAAGGACATCACCGAGCCGGGCAGCTATGCCGGAAATCCCGCCCGGCGCCTCAAGAGCAAGACCTAG
- a CDS encoding VOC family protein, which produces MSSSARPELTFDHVGLVVRDLTSGFANVCSLLPIVSATRVYDDPVLGVSVQFLRDAGGVIFELIAPFGDNSPVAKIAASGRGVINQVAYRVTNLAAAADYFRARGATPTGAAKPAIAFDGAPVQFFLTREFVVVELIESEGTSREFVPV; this is translated from the coding sequence ATGTCGTCTTCCGCGCGTCCCGAGCTGACCTTCGACCATGTCGGCCTGGTCGTGCGGGACCTGACGTCCGGGTTCGCCAATGTCTGTTCGCTGCTGCCGATCGTTTCGGCCACGCGGGTCTATGACGATCCCGTGCTCGGCGTCTCCGTACAGTTCCTGCGTGACGCGGGCGGCGTGATCTTCGAACTCATCGCGCCGTTCGGGGACAATTCTCCGGTTGCAAAGATCGCGGCGTCGGGCAGGGGCGTGATCAATCAGGTCGCCTACCGGGTGACGAATCTGGCAGCCGCCGCGGACTATTTCCGCGCACGCGGTGCGACACCGACGGGCGCGGCGAAGCCGGCAATCGCCTTCGACGGCGCTCCGGTGCAGTTCTTTCTCACCCGGGAGTTCGTCGTCGTCGAATTGATCGAGAGCGAAGGGACCTCGCGCGAATTCGTGCCGGTCTGA
- a CDS encoding Gfo/Idh/MocA family protein — MIRFGLLGCGRISKRHSELLGNGQIEGARLVAVCDKAKARADAVATKFSVPAYDDLHEFLARSDMDAVAVLTPSGMHPEHAIACARAGKHVVVEKPMALRLQDADDMIRACDEAGVKLFVVKQNRFNVPVVKAREALEAGRFGRLILGTVRVRWCRDQAYYDQDAWRGTWAYDGGVLTNQASHHIDMLEWFFGDVVSVHARATTALVKVETEDTAVATLKFRNGALGIIEATTAVRPKDLEGSLSILGEKGTVEIAGFAVNQIRHWNFVDALPSDQVVIEKFSVNPPNVYGFGHQAYYQHVVDCLLNQRAALVDGLQGRKSLELISALYESIETGQEVALRFEPRRSRLGVVS; from the coding sequence ATGATCAGATTTGGTCTGCTCGGTTGCGGACGTATCTCAAAGCGTCACTCTGAGCTGTTGGGGAATGGTCAAATCGAGGGCGCGCGCCTCGTTGCGGTCTGCGACAAGGCCAAGGCGCGTGCGGACGCTGTCGCGACGAAGTTCTCGGTTCCGGCCTATGACGATTTGCACGAATTTCTCGCGCGCTCGGACATGGACGCTGTCGCGGTTTTGACGCCGAGCGGTATGCACCCGGAGCACGCCATCGCCTGCGCGCGCGCGGGCAAGCATGTCGTGGTTGAGAAGCCGATGGCGCTTCGGCTCCAGGATGCCGACGACATGATTCGAGCCTGTGACGAGGCCGGTGTAAAGCTTTTTGTGGTGAAGCAGAACCGCTTCAACGTTCCGGTAGTGAAGGCGCGCGAAGCGCTGGAGGCCGGCAGATTCGGGCGGTTGATCCTCGGTACCGTGCGCGTGCGCTGGTGCCGGGACCAAGCTTACTACGACCAGGATGCATGGCGTGGAACCTGGGCCTATGACGGCGGGGTGTTAACGAATCAGGCCAGTCACCACATCGACATGTTGGAGTGGTTCTTCGGAGACGTGGTGAGCGTTCACGCCCGGGCGACCACCGCGCTCGTGAAGGTCGAGACCGAGGATACCGCGGTGGCGACGCTGAAATTCCGCAACGGCGCACTCGGCATCATCGAAGCGACCACCGCGGTCCGACCAAAGGATCTCGAAGGCTCGCTGTCAATCCTCGGCGAAAAGGGTACTGTCGAGATCGCGGGCTTCGCGGTCAATCAGATCAGACACTGGAATTTCGTCGACGCGCTGCCAAGCGACCAAGTCGTAATCGAAAAATTTTCGGTCAATCCACCCAATGTCTACGGGTTCGGCCATCAGGCCTATTATCAGCATGTCGTCGACTGCCTGTTGAATCAGCGCGCGGCGTTGGTCGACGGCCTACAGGGCCGCAAGAGCCTCGAGCTGATTTCCGCTCTCTACGAGTCGATCGAGACCGGGCAGGAAGTTGCGCTTCGCTTCGAGCCGCGGCGGAGCAGGCTCGGAGTGGTTTCGTGA
- a CDS encoding glycosyltransferase gives MLEQALEVGGGFQQPLNDVLWLRDWAAKSGNEVVVYSPYPKTREILKEFGIEARLLKFGVLDQAFLFLKYCKPFDLLQIGLELKSPFERALVRDGIDIVHFTSTSKRHLLLYQLPFIITIFDGCHRDAPEFPEVRAFGEFERREILFGLGSTKAVLVLVNAPELVEDLSRRYAVERSRMVPIPFSPSVYVTSSGDGADDGDDAVLEKYGLERGYLFYPAQFWPHKNHFTLLAALAKLREQGRTERLVLCGSNRSGRQKIDAAIAAYALAGQVSILGFVESSELAALYRGAAALVMPSYFGPTNLPPLEAWAVGTPVIYPEAFKAQAGDAAILFDYDDPESLAGAITSLRTDGTAQRLREAGKRRLQQLAGETELGRQDFARQMDRLKHRLALMPR, from the coding sequence ATGCTGGAACAAGCCCTTGAAGTCGGTGGCGGATTTCAGCAGCCGCTGAACGACGTCCTCTGGCTTCGCGACTGGGCGGCCAAATCAGGCAATGAGGTTGTCGTCTACTCGCCCTATCCGAAGACCCGGGAGATCCTGAAGGAATTCGGGATCGAGGCGCGCCTCTTGAAGTTCGGCGTCCTCGATCAGGCCTTTCTCTTCCTCAAATATTGCAAACCGTTCGACCTCCTCCAGATCGGGCTGGAGCTGAAATCTCCGTTCGAGCGTGCCCTGGTCCGTGACGGCATCGACATCGTGCACTTCACGTCGACATCGAAGCGGCATCTGCTGCTCTATCAGCTCCCCTTCATCATCACGATCTTCGACGGCTGCCATCGCGACGCGCCGGAATTTCCGGAGGTTCGCGCCTTCGGAGAATTCGAGCGACGCGAAATCCTGTTTGGTCTCGGCAGCACGAAGGCGGTGCTGGTGCTGGTCAACGCACCCGAACTGGTCGAGGACCTGTCGCGGCGCTATGCTGTCGAGAGATCCCGCATGGTCCCGATCCCGTTCTCGCCATCCGTCTACGTCACGTCATCGGGCGACGGCGCGGATGATGGCGACGACGCCGTGCTGGAGAAGTATGGGCTGGAGCGCGGCTACCTGTTCTACCCGGCCCAGTTCTGGCCGCACAAGAATCACTTCACGCTGCTGGCGGCGCTCGCCAAACTCCGCGAGCAAGGTCGCACCGAGCGGCTGGTGCTGTGCGGATCGAACCGCAGCGGCCGCCAGAAAATCGACGCAGCGATTGCCGCCTACGCGCTGGCCGGTCAGGTCTCGATCCTCGGATTTGTGGAGTCCTCGGAGCTCGCCGCACTTTATCGGGGCGCTGCCGCCCTCGTCATGCCGAGCTATTTCGGCCCGACCAACCTACCTCCGCTTGAAGCCTGGGCGGTCGGAACACCCGTCATCTATCCCGAGGCGTTCAAGGCGCAGGCGGGCGATGCCGCGATCCTGTTCGACTACGACGATCCGGAATCGCTGGCCGGCGCGATCACGAGCTTGCGGACCGATGGCACCGCGCAGCGACTACGCGAAGCCGGCAAGCGACGGCTGCAGCAACTCGCCGGCGAGACCGAACTTGGGCGGCAGGACTTCGCACGTCAGATGGACCGGCTGAAGCATCGCCTGGCGCTGATGCCACGCTGA
- a CDS encoding CgeB family protein, protein MRTLVLNADYPRFLAWLYGRHSGLEAAGYAEQMAARNASLFGVADFYSRNFTALGHQAADIHVNNLWLQSAWAREHGMTLDTEASLGASRKQRLPGWLQRTIAPLKPALRPLARRLGLSPRLSEQAECVLLAQVEEFKPELILNQDVFYVSPALVRRMRNLGVRVVIGQVGIEPTKGEDWNAYDLMLSQLPRVVSAFRAAGVRAEVCHLAFEPAVIDALSAPPVQDIDVSFVGSVSEDHRDRIALLEFVAERHDLKLWGNIPSSLPVTSPLRRCFQGEVWGSEMYDVLRRSRISLNSHIDIAGDEAGNMRLFEATGVGSFLLTDFKRNLNTLFEADRDVVVWRSPEECSAAITRYLADDHRRMEIAANGQKQTLARHTFRARVEEILRFIQVTR, encoded by the coding sequence ATGCGCACGCTCGTTCTGAACGCCGATTACCCTCGATTCCTGGCGTGGCTGTACGGTCGCCATTCCGGACTGGAGGCGGCTGGCTACGCCGAACAGATGGCCGCGCGAAACGCGAGCCTGTTCGGCGTCGCGGATTTCTACTCGCGCAATTTCACGGCATTGGGCCACCAGGCTGCCGACATCCACGTCAATAATCTTTGGCTGCAATCGGCCTGGGCGCGCGAGCATGGCATGACGCTCGACACCGAAGCCAGTCTTGGCGCGAGCCGAAAGCAACGGCTGCCGGGATGGCTCCAGCGCACCATCGCGCCGCTGAAACCGGCATTGCGGCCATTGGCCCGCCGGCTCGGATTGAGCCCACGCTTGAGTGAGCAGGCCGAATGCGTCCTGCTTGCCCAGGTCGAGGAATTCAAGCCGGAGCTGATCCTCAACCAGGATGTGTTCTATGTCAGCCCGGCGCTGGTGCGGCGCATGAGGAACCTTGGCGTACGCGTGGTCATCGGGCAGGTCGGCATCGAGCCGACCAAGGGCGAGGACTGGAATGCCTACGACCTGATGCTCTCGCAGCTCCCCCGCGTCGTCAGCGCGTTTCGGGCAGCCGGCGTTCGCGCCGAGGTTTGCCATCTTGCGTTCGAGCCGGCCGTCATCGATGCGCTTTCCGCGCCGCCCGTGCAAGACATCGACGTCTCGTTCGTGGGTTCGGTATCGGAAGATCACCGGGACCGGATCGCGCTTCTGGAGTTCGTCGCAGAACGCCACGACCTCAAGCTATGGGGCAACATTCCAAGCTCGCTTCCCGTGACGTCGCCGCTTCGACGTTGCTTTCAGGGCGAAGTATGGGGCTCGGAAATGTACGATGTCCTGAGGCGATCGCGGATCAGCCTGAATTCCCACATCGACATCGCCGGCGATGAAGCGGGCAACATGCGGCTGTTCGAAGCGACCGGTGTCGGCTCCTTTCTGCTGACGGATTTCAAGCGAAACCTGAACACCCTGTTCGAAGCGGATCGGGATGTCGTGGTCTGGCGGTCGCCCGAGGAATGCTCCGCGGCGATCACGCGCTATCTCGCCGACGATCACAGGCGCATGGAAATTGCCGCAAACGGGCAAAAGCAGACGCTGGCGAGGCATACATTTCGCGCGCGCGTCGAGGAGATTCTCCGCTTCATCCAAGTGACGCGCTAA
- a CDS encoding glycosyltransferase family 4 protein, giving the protein MGNEVTKAPSFILATEFYPPDPSTTATYLGAIADAIALDMRTIVLSGTPGSATPAGSRNDTPEVIEISNWKPPKHALVRRLLASSALAMHLFWAVYRRAQPGDVVMSVTSPFTLPYAIALAARLRGARTALLIYDLYPEALLAAGMARQTSLVTRALRIANGWLFRSLNAIFVIGRDVPPLLLRYPRVRAETIHFVPNWTLLPIGFRAPDDGGHFRKSYPAPFIVGLCGNLGFTHAPWTVFEAARLLRREKQIHFVLSGWGVGWNELKALQASENLENVTLLEPVPEEQLAEFLAAADAWVIPYRRNVAGVSIPSRLYNLLAVGRAVIVGTEPNSEAGLAVTEEDIGWVVPPEDPTGLSRAISEAASDRTATLERGRKAAIAALKYSQQASTQRYRDIMQHLLDSSD; this is encoded by the coding sequence ATGGGTAACGAAGTGACGAAAGCGCCCAGCTTCATCCTCGCGACAGAGTTCTATCCGCCGGACCCGAGCACGACGGCGACCTATCTCGGCGCGATCGCCGATGCAATCGCTCTCGACATGCGGACAATTGTCCTCTCAGGAACACCGGGCTCGGCGACGCCGGCGGGTTCAAGAAATGATACGCCCGAGGTCATCGAGATCTCGAACTGGAAACCACCCAAGCACGCACTTGTAAGACGCCTCCTCGCGAGTTCCGCGCTTGCGATGCACCTGTTCTGGGCGGTCTACAGACGTGCTCAGCCGGGCGACGTCGTCATGTCGGTCACGAGTCCTTTCACCCTGCCCTACGCGATCGCACTTGCCGCAAGGCTGCGAGGCGCCAGAACGGCGCTCCTGATTTACGACCTCTATCCCGAAGCTCTGCTGGCCGCCGGCATGGCCCGTCAGACATCGCTCGTCACGCGCGCCTTGCGTATTGCCAATGGCTGGCTGTTCAGATCGTTGAACGCCATATTCGTCATCGGCCGCGACGTTCCCCCATTGCTGTTGCGCTATCCACGCGTGCGCGCAGAAACCATCCACTTCGTACCGAACTGGACATTGCTGCCGATCGGTTTTCGCGCCCCCGATGATGGCGGTCATTTCAGGAAGTCCTACCCGGCGCCATTCATCGTCGGCCTCTGCGGCAATCTCGGCTTCACGCATGCGCCCTGGACCGTGTTTGAAGCCGCACGGCTTCTGCGACGTGAGAAGCAGATCCACTTCGTTCTGTCCGGCTGGGGCGTCGGCTGGAACGAACTGAAAGCCCTTCAAGCCTCGGAGAATCTGGAGAATGTCACCTTGCTGGAACCGGTGCCCGAGGAACAACTTGCCGAATTTCTCGCAGCGGCAGACGCCTGGGTCATTCCCTACCGGCGCAACGTGGCCGGGGTCTCGATACCCAGCCGCCTCTACAACCTTCTCGCCGTCGGGAGGGCCGTCATCGTTGGAACGGAACCGAATTCGGAAGCCGGGCTTGCGGTGACAGAGGAAGACATTGGCTGGGTCGTCCCCCCGGAGGATCCCACCGGGCTCTCACGGGCGATCTCTGAAGCCGCGTCCGATCGCACGGCGACCCTCGAGCGAGGCCGCAAGGCAGCGATTGCCGCGCTGAAATACAGCCAGCAAGCTTCGACGCAGCGCTACCGCGACATCATGCAGCACCTGCTCGACAGCAGCGACTAG
- a CDS encoding DegT/DnrJ/EryC1/StrS family aminotransferase, with amino-acid sequence MPVPYADLGLQYQSIKDEIDGAIAAVIRDSAFIRGPYVDAFERDFAAAASIGHCVSCANGTDALYLAMAALKVKPGDEVITTAHSWISTSAMITHAGAQVVFCDTDGETFTIDPAAVEAAITPRTVGIIPVHLFGQPADMDAIMAIARKHGLWVIEDCAQAHLARYKDQPVGTFGAAATYSFYPGKNLGAFGDAGAVVTGDAALAEHMTMLARHGGIVKHKHLIEGINSRLDGIQAAILSAKLKHLQAWTKARQDAAAVYDAGLNQLEGVEVPRVASDRTHVYHLYTIKHRRRDALAAYLAENGVQTAINYPTALPLLPAYSRLGHKPEQFPRAFDDQNKILSLPMFAEITREQQDEVIRLIKNF; translated from the coding sequence ATGCCGGTACCTTACGCGGATCTCGGGCTTCAGTACCAATCAATCAAGGACGAGATCGATGGCGCCATCGCTGCGGTTATCCGCGACAGCGCCTTCATCCGGGGGCCCTATGTCGATGCCTTCGAGCGAGACTTTGCGGCTGCCGCGAGCATCGGGCACTGTGTGTCCTGTGCGAACGGCACCGACGCGCTCTATCTCGCGATGGCAGCACTGAAGGTGAAACCGGGTGACGAGGTCATCACGACCGCGCATTCCTGGATATCGACGTCGGCGATGATCACGCATGCAGGTGCACAGGTCGTGTTCTGCGACACCGATGGCGAGACTTTCACCATCGACCCCGCGGCTGTCGAGGCGGCGATCACGCCGCGCACCGTGGGCATCATCCCGGTGCACCTCTTTGGCCAGCCGGCCGACATGGACGCGATCATGGCCATCGCGCGCAAACACGGCCTCTGGGTCATCGAGGACTGCGCGCAGGCCCATCTGGCGCGGTACAAGGATCAGCCAGTCGGGACGTTCGGAGCGGCCGCGACCTATTCATTCTATCCGGGCAAGAATCTTGGTGCGTTCGGCGATGCCGGCGCGGTCGTGACCGGTGATGCTGCGCTCGCCGAGCACATGACCATGCTGGCCCGCCACGGCGGCATCGTGAAGCACAAGCACCTGATCGAGGGCATTAACAGCCGGCTCGACGGAATACAGGCGGCTATCCTGTCGGCCAAGCTGAAGCATTTGCAGGCCTGGACCAAGGCGCGTCAAGATGCTGCGGCGGTCTATGATGCCGGTCTCAACCAACTCGAAGGCGTCGAGGTGCCGCGCGTCGCGTCTGACCGCACCCACGTCTATCATCTCTACACGATCAAGCACCGCAGGCGCGATGCGCTCGCGGCTTATCTGGCTGAGAACGGGGTGCAGACGGCGATCAATTACCCGACAGCCCTGCCATTGCTTCCTGCCTATTCGCGACTTGGACACAAGCCCGAACAGTTTCCGAGAGCGTTTGACGACCAGAACAAGATTCTCTCGCTGCCGATGTTTGCGGAAATTACCCGCGAGCAGCAGGACGAGGTCATCAGGCTGATCAAGAATTTCTAG
- a CDS encoding class I SAM-dependent DNA methyltransferase, giving the protein MTVFADYAPWYDLLYEDKDYGSEVDFVAQRLRDQGVTTGKLLDLGCGTGLHAVEFARRGWSVAGIDLSEEMIAKAKSRAAQAGLPVPFRQGDACETGPERDFDAVVSLFHVASYQRDPARLEALFRTAYAALKPGGVFLFDYWYGGAVLAQGVETRVKVIERKPLRLTRIAQSDHDEINATVFVNYTLFCEDTDRSTIRRVDETHRMRYWFPFEVEASLKASGFEPDGNYAWFSDAAPNSKTWAAYSIARKRLSP; this is encoded by the coding sequence GTGACGGTGTTTGCGGACTACGCCCCCTGGTACGATCTCCTGTACGAAGACAAGGACTACGGGTCCGAAGTGGATTTCGTCGCGCAACGCCTGCGCGACCAAGGCGTGACGACCGGCAAGCTGCTGGATCTCGGATGCGGTACGGGCCTGCACGCGGTCGAGTTTGCCCGGCGTGGCTGGAGCGTCGCCGGTATCGATCTCAGCGAGGAGATGATCGCCAAGGCGAAGAGCCGCGCCGCCCAGGCCGGCTTGCCCGTGCCCTTCCGCCAGGGCGATGCCTGCGAGACCGGCCCGGAGCGCGACTTCGATGCGGTGGTGTCGCTGTTTCACGTGGCGAGCTACCAGCGCGATCCCGCAAGGCTCGAGGCGCTGTTCCGAACGGCCTACGCGGCGCTCAAGCCCGGCGGGGTCTTCCTGTTCGACTATTGGTACGGCGGTGCCGTTCTGGCGCAGGGCGTCGAGACCCGCGTCAAGGTGATCGAGCGCAAGCCGCTGCGGCTGACCCGGATCGCGCAATCGGACCACGACGAGATCAACGCCACCGTCTTCGTGAATTACACGCTGTTCTGCGAGGACACCGATCGGTCGACGATCCGGCGCGTCGACGAGACGCATCGCATGCGCTACTGGTTTCCGTTCGAAGTCGAGGCTTCGCTGAAGGCGAGCGGATTTGAGCCGGATGGCAACTACGCCTGGTTCTCCGACGCCGCGCCGAACTCGAAGACCTGGGCAGCCTATTCGATCGCCAGAAAGAGACTGTCGCCGTGA
- a CDS encoding DegT/DnrJ/EryC1/StrS family aminotransferase, with protein sequence MTGFIPVNTPLLDGNEAEYLAECVRTGWISSEGPFIKRFEQEMARVAGRRHGVAVTNGSVALDIAVHALGLEPGDEVIIPTFTIISCAAAVVRAGLVPVGVDCDPSTWNMTLEGVEAALTPRSRAIMLVHIYGLPVDLDPILELARKHNLKIVEDAAEMHGQTYRGAPCGSFGTVSTFSFYPNKHVTTGEGGMILTDDDALADRLQSLRNLCFQPQQRFIHEELGWNARMTNLQAALGVAQIEQLPRTVELKRRLGRLYDEHLDGTAGIRRPVARTNYADNIYWVYAVVLDDDVPFDAKEAMRRLGEKGIGTRPFFWCMHEQPVLRRMGFMLDEFHPVAENIARRGFYLPSGLALTEDEIARSAAALKEILA encoded by the coding sequence GTGACCGGCTTCATCCCCGTCAATACGCCGCTGCTGGACGGCAACGAAGCCGAGTATCTGGCCGAGTGTGTCCGCACAGGCTGGATCTCCTCGGAAGGTCCGTTCATCAAGCGCTTCGAACAGGAGATGGCTCGCGTCGCAGGCCGCCGCCATGGCGTCGCCGTGACCAACGGCTCCGTCGCGCTCGACATCGCGGTCCATGCGCTCGGGCTCGAACCCGGCGACGAGGTCATCATCCCGACCTTCACGATCATCAGTTGCGCCGCCGCCGTGGTTCGTGCCGGCCTCGTTCCCGTGGGCGTCGACTGCGATCCGTCGACCTGGAACATGACCCTCGAGGGCGTGGAAGCCGCGCTCACGCCGCGCAGCCGCGCGATCATGCTGGTCCACATCTACGGCCTGCCGGTCGATCTCGATCCGATCCTGGAGCTTGCCCGCAAGCACAATCTGAAGATCGTCGAAGATGCCGCCGAGATGCATGGCCAGACCTATCGCGGTGCGCCCTGCGGCAGCTTCGGTACCGTCTCGACCTTCAGTTTCTACCCGAACAAGCACGTCACGACCGGTGAAGGCGGCATGATCCTCACCGACGACGACGCGCTGGCCGATCGCCTGCAAAGCCTGCGCAATCTATGTTTCCAGCCGCAGCAGCGCTTCATTCACGAAGAGCTCGGCTGGAACGCGCGCATGACCAATCTGCAGGCCGCGCTCGGCGTCGCGCAGATCGAGCAGCTGCCGCGCACCGTCGAACTCAAGCGCAGGTTGGGCAGGCTGTACGACGAACATCTCGACGGGACGGCAGGCATTCGCCGTCCCGTCGCGCGGACCAACTACGCCGACAACATCTACTGGGTCTACGCTGTCGTTCTCGACGACGACGTTCCGTTCGACGCCAAGGAGGCGATGCGGCGGCTGGGCGAGAAGGGCATCGGCACGCGGCCGTTCTTCTGGTGCATGCACGAGCAGCCGGTGTTGCGCCGTATGGGCTTCATGCTCGACGAGTTCCATCCCGTCGCCGAGAATATCGCTCGCCGTGGCTTCTACCTGCCCAGCGGACTGGCCCTGACCGAGGACGAGATTGCCCGGTCGGCGGCAGCGCTGAAGGAGATCCTGGCGTGA